The genomic interval GCGCCACGGTGGAAAAAAAATATCGTCACTCGTATTTTTTATAACCCAACAAAAGCAAGATAGCGACGATGAACTAGACCAATTAGATATTTCATTGACTAAAACTGTTGGCAAAAATAGTACTTCTGTAAAAGTTGAACAGACACCGTTTAATAACCAAACTGATACAGTTACAGAGACTGAAACAGATGAAAAAGAGATGCGACTCACTGAGCGCTTAAAAGAATTTGGTTTGGATGATTGGCAAGTACAAAAAATTCTAAAGGAAGTAGGAGCAGATGCACAAACAGGTATTTGGCGTTTAATTAATGAAATTAAAATGTTCCATCGCGATGGAAAAATTAAAGGTTCTCTTTCTGGCTATGCTGCTAAAGTTATCGATGCCAAGTATCAGTTGAAGTTTTTTAGGGATTGATTTATACCTATTCAAGTTTGTTAATTAAAGATAACTTAATGTAACCATTAGCTTCTTTTTTTGAACTTTTGAGCCATTTAGGCTTGTATCTATCTATTTTAATGACAAAAAGTTATCTTTAGAATATCCATTAAATCCTTTTGATTGTCTTCAGTTTTATGACTTGAATCATAAATCGGCTCTTAAACCTTACAAAAAGTTATATTATCTTGCTTTTAATACTTATTAATAATTAAAGATTTAGGTTTAATACAACTTAACATAATTATTCTACTAATAAAAGTTTAAATGATTATCCGTAAAGCTACCACAAAGTAAATAGGGTATGGTCTGCGCTTCGAAATTAGCTCAAAAACAGGTCATTATGGATAGTATTATTGAATTCATGTAAGCGTACCGCAATGAGCAGGTATGCCGTGAGCGTTTCAAGGAAATCAGGGATAAAGCAGGTGTTTGTTGCAAGAAATGCGGTAGCCAAGAGCATTACTGGCTAAATAGCAAGCAGATGTACCAATGCAAGTCATGCAGTTTTAGGACAGGCCTCCGCAGTGGCACCATCATGGAAGCTTCCAAACTTCCGTTTCGCTACTGGTTCGTTGCTATCTGGCTGATGGGCTGTAGCAAGAAAGGTTCTTCTGCCTGTAATGTGCAGAGGCAGCTCAATCATAAGCGCTATGAACCTATCTGGGCAATGATGCACAAAATACGCTCTGCGATGGGCCAACGGGACAACCACTACTTGCTGGGAGGCAATATTGAGGTAGACGAAGGGTTCTTTGAAACACTAGTACCCGAGGGGCAGAAGGAAGAGGAGAGAAAGCGGGGAAGGGGGAGCCAGAAGCAGACCATGGCGATGGTCTTTGCACAGACAGAGGTGGTGCTACAGCCTAAAAAACACCGCCCTTCTAAAAGGTGCAAGTATTTCAAAATGGCTGTATGCGCTGATTTTACAGTAGAAACTGCTAGAAATACGATTACCCGGCATGTTGCCCAGAATGCCAAGATGATTACAGATGGCTATTCAAC from Chondrinema litorale carries:
- a CDS encoding IS1595 family transposase, with the protein product MEASKLPFRYWFVAIWLMGCSKKGSSACNVQRQLNHKRYEPIWAMMHKIRSAMGQRDNHYLLGGNIEVDEGFFETLVPEGQKEEERKRGRGSQKQTMAMVFAQTEVVLQPKKHRPSKRCKYFKMAVCADFTVETARNTITRHVAQNAKMITDGYSTYQSLAGEFEMDVEKVPSKQAHIKLPWVHTAIGNAKKVLQGIYQHTRPGYLQNYLDEFCYKLNRRYFENDIFDRILIACTLN